The DNA region ATCACTACAATATGCGTTTCTCAACGTTCAATTTTATTTCTTTTACAAAATCAGCCGTAGCATCTCGATATATTCCAGTTTTAGGTTAGCCTTAACTATTTCCAATTCTTTTTCGAGAGGCTACAGTGCTATAAAAAAATGAAAATATAAATGATGTAATAACAACCATTAAATAATGCACAATACTGTTATCTATCAAAAGCCAGCTAAGATCTGTTAATTTTGCAAAACCTCTAACTAAAATGATAAAAAAGGGATGGACTAAATAAACACACATGGAAACCTTCCGTAGGATTTTTTTACTTCTACCCTGCCATAAAAGCACTAACTGAAATAGAAAGTACATACACGGCAAGAGCATAAAATACATACTATCATGACGTTGTAATGAAAAATTATTGAGACACAGCCCCTCCGACAGCAAAAGTATAGTTGATACTATCAATCCCATAACATGCTTTTTTACATGTACCCTTTTATTGCTTTTTCCTATCATCCCTCCAAGGAAAAGAAATATGGGAGCAAAAAAGATACCATTTCTTGTATAATCGGAAAATTTAAAGATTAAATCATAGGATGACTTTAAAAACGGTATTTTTTGCGCTATTCCATAATAGCTGTCACCAAAAAGTCCTACAACATAAAGCATTACAGTAATATAAAATACGTTTTTTGGTTTGCACATTTTTAAAAGAACATATACAATCCCAACACCCATGATAACCGCTGGTAGATACCACAGATGATAAAATGTACC from Xylanivirga thermophila includes:
- a CDS encoding acyltransferase — protein: MYKTKEYEGIDYFRVIAAMLIIAIHTSPLSSVNDTADFVFTRIIARIGVPFFFMTTGFFLLPQYIGKTGPRDNLIRFFKKVLRLYAIAILLYLPVNIYAGYFNDTSLFPKIIKDVVFDGTFYHLWYLPAVIMGVGIVYVLLKMCKPKNVFYITVMLYVVGLFGDSYYGIAQKIPFLKSSYDLIFKFSDYTRNGIFFAPIFLFLGGMIGKSNKRVHVKKHVMGLIVSTILLLSEGLCLNNFSLQRHDSMYFMLLPCMYFLFQLVLLWQGRSKKILRKVSMCVYLVHPFFIILVRGFAKLTDLSWLLIDNSIVHYLMVVITSFIFSFFYSTVASRKRIGNS